CTGTAACTCCCCTGCGCCACATTCGCCCAGTTGGTCGTGTACGGTGCCTGCGTGACTGTGGCAATGCTGTTGGTTCCGTTGAGGAACTCGACTTGCGCTATCGTGCCGTCGCTGTCTGTTGCTGTCGCATTCAGGATGATGGTTGCTGGTGCCGTGCCATTGGCCGGGTTGGCTGTGAGGCTGACCGTTGGTGCTGAGTTGTTGATGACATTGACGGTGACTGGTGCTGTCGTTGCCGTGGCGTTCTTGTTATCGGTCGCCTTGGCGGTGATGTTATAGCTGTTGGCTGTCACATTCGTCCAGTTGACACTGTAGGTGTTGCCGTTGGTGGTCGTTGGTGCGGTGGCAGTCCCTATCAGTGTTGCCCCTTGATAAAACTCAACCTTGCTAATCGTGCTGCCGGATGCGGGTGTAGCTGTCGCTGCCAGGCTGATGCCTGCCGGGGCAATGAAGGTGCCATTCGCTGGTACAGTCTGGGTAGTTTGCTTGAGTGCGGGTGTCAGACTGACAGTGGGTGGCGTTGTCGCTGCGGCCTTGACTTGCACACTGACTGCGGTACTGGTTTGCGTGAGGCTTTGGCTGTCAGTGACTTTTGCTGTCAGGCTATAAGTACCGATTGCGGCATTGGTCCAGCTATAACTGTAGGGGCTGGCTGTTGCGCTACCCAGCAGTGTTGCTCCATTGTAGAACTCGACTTTTGAGATGGTGCCTTTGCTGTCTGCTGCTGTGGCAGTGATGGCGATCGGTGTACCTACCGTGACACTGGCATTGTTGGCGAAGATGGGGTCAGGTCTCACATTACGACAATTCTAAACTAAGAAATGCATGAGTGGTTTTGCCCTGCTTCAAATGCCCGCACTGCCCTGCTGACCGTGACGTAGTGGACAGAGAAAAAAGCAGCAATCTCCGCCATGGAATATGCGCCAGAGCGATAAGCCTGGGCCATGGCCTCATTGCGATCACTGAAGTTTTCCTGGTAGGGTAAGCGTCCAGCCGCCCCACCTATAAAAAGAAGTTATAGCTGTGTAGAGTTCGGAAATGGCAGCAGCGAATCGATCTGGTTGTTAGGGCACGTCGGGAGACGTTCCAGGACGCTGGTCAGCCATTGCATCGGATCAAGGCCATTGAGCCTGGCGGTGCCCAGCAAGGTCTGGATGGCGGCAGCACGGCGGCCGGCGCGTTCTGAGCCGGCGAACAGCCAGTTCTTCTTGCCTATGGCAATCGGACGTATCGCGTTTTCGACCGCATTGTTATCAATCGGCAGCGTGCCCGAATCGATATAGCGCACCAGCGCCGGCCAGCGTTTGAGTGCGTGCTCAATGGCCTTGCCCGTGCCGCTGCCTGGTGCGACAGCTTGTTGCATCGTCTGCAGCCAGGCATGCAGTTCAACCAGTACCGGCCTGGCTTGCACTTGCCGTAGTTGCAGGCGCGCTTCGGCCGTCGCGCTCGCGGCCTGTTGCTCGATGGCGTACAGTGTTGCGATGCGGCGTAGTGCCTCGGCCGCCACCGGGCTGCCGTTGGCCGCATGTAGCTCGAAGAACCTGCGCCGCACGTGGGCCAGGCAAGCCAGTTCGGTCACGCCATCGGCGAACAGTGCCTTGTAGCCGGCATAGTCATCCACCATAAGATGGCCGCGCCATGTACCGAGGAAGGTGCGTGCGTGAGCACCGGCACGGCCGCTCTGGTAGTCAAACACGATAATGGGTGGCCCCTGGTCCAGATGGTTGGAGCGATAGGCCCACAAATAGGCGTGTTTGGTCTTGCCCTGGCCGGGATCAAGTTGGCGTACCGGGGTTTCGTCGGCATGCAGGCAAGGCCGCTGCAGCAGCAGCCCGGCTAGTCGCTCGCTTAAGGGTTGCAATACCACGCCGAGCTTACCTATCCAGCCTGCCAACGTAGAACGCGCCAGCGGCACACCCTGGCGGGCGGCGATCTGTTCCAGCCGGTACAGCGGCAAATGATCGGCAAACTTGCTGACCGCAACCCAGGCCAACAAGCCGGGAGCGGCGAGGCCACCATCGATCACCGCTGGCGGGATCGCCGCAGCGGTGACCGTGTCGCAGCCACGGCAGGCATATTGAGGACGAATATGGCGATGCACAAAGAAGCGTGCTGGTTCGACATCAAGTTGTTCGCTGACGTCTTCGCCGATCTTGACCAGGTCGCGCCCGCAGGCTGCACATTGGCAAGAGCTTGGTTCATGGCGGTACTCAATGCGCGGCAGTTCGCTGGGCAGCGGCTGGCGACCGGCACGGCTGCGCGGCTTGGCCGGACGCGGCGCTTGCAGCGCCTCCAGTTCGGCCTCCATCGCCGCCAGGTCGGCATCGCCGGCTTCGTTGAACATATCCAGTTGCTCGCCGCTGTAGGCTTCGCTGGCCTTGCCGAAACGGATGCGCCTGTGATGCGCCAGTTCCAGCGTCAGTGCCTTGATCTTGATGTCCTTGGCGTGCCCAGCGGCACTCAACGCATCCTGCTGTCTCTGCAGGACGTGTAGTTGGGCATCCTTCGCAGCGATCAACTCGTCCTTCTGGGCCAGCATGGCCTGCAACTGCGCAAGGAGCGCAGGGTCGGCGTTGGTATGGGCGAGTTGTTCGAGCAGATCCATGGCGCCATGTTAACAGATTCGCGTCGAAGTTAACAGGGACTTGCTACAGTGCCCAGGCTGCCGGAGCCGGTGCCGACAAGCGCTGCCAATCGACGCCGGCCACCAGCCACTGCCATTGCTCGGCGGTCAATTGCCAACTGAGCTCGCCAGGCTTGGGCCAGACGAATTGACCACGGTGCAGGCGGCGCACGCACATCCACACGCCGTTGCCATCCCAGCACACCACTTTGAGGCGTGTGTGGCGCCGGTTGCTGAAAACGTAGGCAGTACCGTCGCAAGGCATACGCCCCAGTGCTTGCTGGACGTAGGTTGACAGGCGGTCGATCCCGGCGCGGATGTCGACCGGCTGCACCGCCAGCCAGATGGCATCTGCCTGCCATTGCATCACAGGCCACGCAGCAGGTCGGACAGCCAGTCCGCCTTGACCTCGGGTGGCAGACGCAGTTCCCAGCCTTGCGGGCTGCGCAACATCAGCCCTGTGGGAGCAGAAGGAGCAGATGTTACTTGCACGGGTAATAGCGCAATGCCGGGATGCTGCGCTTGGGATGCTGACTTATTCTCAACAGACTGTTCGGCGATGAGTGCGCGCCGCCAATAGTCGAAGGTGGAGAACTTGAGGCCTGCATGCTCGCAAAAGGCGCGCTGACTCAGTGCACTCTGCTGCCACTGGGTGATGTGCTGTTGCCACTGCTGCCGCTTGGCTTGATCTCGTTTCATACTGCTCCTCTTTACTTGTGATGGGAGCGTGAGTCTGGATGAGGTCATCGTTCAATGCTAGATGGGGCGGCTGGACGCTTACCTGGTAGGTATGCAATGGTAAAGATATCGCACGTCGATGTGCAATGGAGACGTCTCTGAGGTCTTCCGGGCGCAATTGATGTTGGTATTTTTCGACAAACTCATCATCCCCCAGCAGCAGTTGGTGCCGGGTCGCCAGCAGGGGTGAAGCCAAGCCTATTCCGTCCAGTACAAACTTGGCATAGGCCACCCTGGCCTGCTTACGTTTACTGCCGAACTGTCCCAATAACCAGTCAGTGTCCAGCCACGGCGGCGCATGCTGATCACGCACGCAGTAGTCATAACTACTCCAGTGCCATTGCTCTGGCATTGCCACCATCCTGGCACGCACCGGATTGAGCACAATGTAGCGCGCCAGTTCCAATAAATGCGCTTCTTTTTGTACCAGGATAGCCTTGTACCTACCCTGGAACAAATGCCCCACTTGCTTGTGCCGACGATTGAAACACTGGGTATATAAACCATTGAGTTGACGCATGCCCCGCGACAAATTGCCATCGATGGTTTCCACCAGCAGATGGTAGTGATTACTCATCTCGCAGTAAGCATGCACCACCCAGTTAAAGCGGTCGCAGACCTCTGCCAGTACCGTCAACCACTCTTGCCTGTCCTCATCATCCAAAAAGATATCCTCACGCCTGTCCCCGCGAGAAGTGACGTGATACAAAGCACCTGCAAACTCTAGTCTTAGGGGTCTGGCCATTGCTCAAGCTCAACACAATTTTTGAAATGTATGAATGTAAGCGTAGTAATCGGCTCGCTGCCGAAAATCGCGCCGAAACAAACATTAAAATTTATTCATTGAAAATCAATGACTTAGAATGTTTACTTAAGAGACCTGACCCCGGCTTCCGCGTAGCAGCAAGTCTTCATTGGGTGCCTCTTATCGTCGCTTGTGCTCTCGTATGGACAAAGCGAAAGCCATTACTGCTGTTGCACACAAGCTGGCCAGGCTTATCTACATGATGCTGACAAAAGGTGAAGAGTACACTGATCAAGGGCAACAATATTATGAAGAGCGCTATCGCGAACGCGTACTCCATCATCTCGCAAAGAAAGCCGAAAAACTGGGTTTAAAACTCGTCAGCAATGAGGGCTGCCAATTTAAATCCAACTAAATCAAAGACTTAGATTTGTTTCTTAAGAGACCTGACCCCACCTTTCTTTGCAAAATCAAAGGTTTGGGCACCTGTGTACCAACATTACCGGCAACTTGGCTGGCCATCAACGGCCACCATGATGATCATCGCCCGTAAAATATTACGGATCGCTTTTACCTTGTTCAAGAACAAGACCGACTTTAATCCTGATCTGATCACAATAAAAACTTGACGGGAACCATAGAATCTAATCGGAGGCATCGTGGGCTGTCCAGCAAAGTGGAGGGGAATTCCCGTGCAAATCAACACTACTAATTACTTCAAAAAAGCGCCGTATGCATCCAATTGAATAGAAATTTCTAAATCAGCAACCCTACGAAGGATTTGCCAATCAAGGATTAATCCAGCAGTCCCTTCAAAAAACCATCCAATAAAAAAGTGCATTTGACCGCCGGAAGACGTCATTTTAACAATGTCGCTCTTTTTCGACTCCAATAGGTCAAGCGTTCGATTGATGGCAGCCTCCAAAGTATCATCCTGATCAAAATCTAATGTACATGTACAAAAGGACTGTTTATGTACTCCACCCAACAATCTGCCGTCTTTAGTTTTTCTTACTTCCCCGGCAGTATTCCATTTCCATGGAATCAGTCCAATAAGATCACAAAATACCAATAAATCTAGCTCAGGATGCGTCATCCTTAAAGATAGAGAAAATTCCTTATTCTTGCGTGGCGTCTTCATCAACAGTCATCCCTCTTATTTCTATTCCCGTTTCGACCATTCTTTCCTCCTTTTCCGCCAGGCTTTTTATTTGACTTTGTATCTGGTGGACCGTGATTAATTCCCTTTCCATCAACATCGCTGGTCCAAACATCTCCCGCTGGTGAAATGCCTGTCCAATCTTTAGGTCCCGCGTTAACCCCATCCTTGATTTCGTGTACCGTATCTCTGTCCCAACCTTGTTCATCAATACCTCTAGTTCCTCGTGGGGCATCAGTTGGTTTTGATTCATTGCCTGGTTTCGCTCCAGCGTTTGCGACCCAATTCGCTGCTTTTCGAACACTGTCCCAATTCCACGTCGGCAAATTAGCACTTGGTTTTGACCAATTAGTGTTTTGGCTCATATACCAAGCACCACCAATTACAACCCCAATACATGGGAGACACAATCCAGTGGGATCAACGCCATCAAGTGGACTGCTATTCACATAGTCATAAGTGGAGAGACTACCGCCATAGAGACCAATCGGATCACTCTGAACATACCTGCCCGCCTGCGGATCATAATCCCTATAGTAATTGTAATGCAGCCCCGTCTCAGCATCATACTGCTGTCCAGCGAATCGCAAATTGAAGACGAACTTAGCCGTTGCCTGCGTCGGTTGCTCATTCGGCAGTGACTCTCCAAACGGCGCACTATCCCAGCGCCAGACCTCATTACCATTCTGGTCTGTGATCACACGCGGCGTATCTATCTGGTCCGTATGGATATCATAAATCTTTGGTGCACTTGCCGTCACTGCGACCGGTACTGCTACTGAGGTCGTGCTTACCCCCAGGTTGTCCGTGGCTTTTGCCGTCAGGCTGTAACTCCCCTGCGCCACATTCGCCCAGTTGGTCGTGTACGGTGCCTGCGTGACTGTGGCAATGCTGTTGGTTCCGTTGAGGAACTCGACTTGCGCTATCGTGCCGTCGCTGTCTGTTGCTGTTGCATTCAGGATGATGGTCGCTGGTGCGGTGGCGTTGGCGGGGTTGGCTGTGAGGCTGACCGTTGGAGCGCTGTTGTTGATGACATTGACAGTCACAGGTGCTGTGGTTGCCGTGGCGCTCTTGTTGTCGGTCGCCTTGGCGGTGATGTTATAGCTGTTCGCTGTCACATTCGTCCAGTTGACGCTGTAGGTGTTGCCGTTGGTGGTCGTTGGTGCGGTGGCTGTGCCTATCAGTGTTGCGCCCTGGTAAAACTCGACCTTGGCAATCGTGCTGCCGGATGCGGGGGTGGCTGTTGCTGCGAGGCTGATGTCTGCTGGTGCAATGAAGCTGCCGTTCGCCGGTGCTGTCTGTGTCGTCTGCTTGAGGGCAGGCGTCAGGCTGACGGTTGGTGGCGTTGTCGCTGCTGCCTTGACCTGGACACTGGCGGCATTGCTGGTTTGTGTGATGCTTTGGCTGTCTGTTGCTTTGGCGGTGATGCTGTAAGTGCCGACTGCGGCATTGGTCCAGTTGTAGGTATAAGGGCTGGCTGTGGCGCTGCCGAGCAGGGTGGTGCCGTTGTAGAACTCGATTTTACTGATTGTGCCTTTGCTGTCTGTTGCTGTGGCTGTCATGGCAATGGGCGTGCCTACCGTGACGCTGGCGTTGTTGGCCGGTGCGGTCAAATTCACCGTGATGGGGTTGGTGACGGTGATGCTGATGAAGTTACTTGTCGCGGTGCCGCTGAGGTTGTCGGTGGCTTTGGCGGTGATGGTATAGCTGCCGGGGGCGACATTGGTCCAGTTGTAGCTGTAGGGAGCGGTCGTGCTGCTGCCGAGTAAGGTGGTGCCGTTGTAGAACTCGACTTTGCTGATCGTGCCATCATTGTCAGCCGCATTGGCTGACAGGGTGATGCTGGCTTTGCCGACAACGCTGCTGTTGTTGGCGGGTGCCGTGAGGCTGACCGTGGGGGCGTTGTTGACGATGGCAGCTATTGCTGTGGAGGTCTTGCTTTCATTGTGGCTATTTGTCGCTTTGGCGGTGAGGCTGTAGCTGCCGGTGGTGACGTTGGTCCAGTTGTAGACGTAGGGGGCGTGGTGACTGCACCCAGCAAAGTACTGCCTTGGTAGAACTCGACTTTGCTGATGGTGTCGCCACTGCTGGCGGCAACGGCTGTCAGGGTAATGGCTGCTGGTGAAGTGTAGCGGGCATTGTTCGTCGGGGTGTTCAGGCCGACGGTGGGTGCGACGGCGAAGGCTGGGCTGCTGATGGCGAGGCTGCCCAGTCCTGTGATGCAGGTCAGGGCTGCGCTGAGGGCTGCTCTGCTGAGTGATGGTTGGTAAAACAAATTTTTCTCCCCTGCCATCAGGTCTGCTCTCGTGGGTGACTTGATGGCTGTTTTTTCAGTAATGGGTTTGACTCTTGGATGCTTGTCTCTGGCTACCAGTTTCATCATTTGATGACCGCCACCGGAATGTTATCCAGATAGACGTAATCCACATCACCTTGCCCATTGCGTTCGCTGATGAGCCTGCCGTTCATGTCGTAGTGGTAGACGGTGTTCGTTGCGGGATTGCTGCCATTGGCGGGAACGTTCTTTTGTACGCGCTGGCCCAGGGCATTGATCTGGTATTGGACAGTACCAATGGCTGTCGTTGCAGTGATCATGCGGCCACGGGCGTCATAGCTGAACTGGTTGATGCCGTTGTTGGTGATGCTGCCATTGGGGTCAGTGGCAACAGGTTTGACCTGGCTATCAGTCACCTGGGCCAGTCGGTTGCTGGTGCTGGCGTAGCTGTAGCTGGTGTTGGCGGCGCCATTGGTCTTGGTGCTGCGGTTACCGACGGCATCGTAGCTGAAGCTTTGGCTGGTTTGTGGTGTGAGGTAGCTGGTCAGGCGGTCAAGGGTGTCGTAGCCGTAGGTAGCCTGGCGGTTGGGGTTGTTGACTTCGTTGATGGTGGCAATACGGCCACCGGCATCGTAGGTAATGGCTTGTACTTTGTTGCTGAGGGTAAAACTGGCAATGCGGCCTTCGTTGTCAAAGCCGCGTGTGTAGTTTTGACCAGCGCTGTTGCGGTAGCTTTGTACGCCGCTGAAGGGGCGGTAAGTTGCCTGGCTCAGGATGGTGGCAGCAATGCCGTCTTTGCTGGTGTCAATCTGGGTGATGCGCCCGAGGGCATCACGGGTGTAGCTGATCTGGCGGCCATTGGGGTAGGTCAGACTGCTTAACCGGCCTGCTGTGTCGTACTGGTAGCGGGTGACATTATTGACGCTGTTCATCACGCGGGTTTCTGTCAACACGCGGCCACGCATGTCGTAGGTGTAGCTGATGCTGCTGTTCTGGTCGCTGATGGTGCTGAGGCGGCCTTTGGCATTGGTACCCTGGTCATAGGTATAGGTGGTGACGCTGTTGTCGTGGTAGGTGATGCTGGTGATGCGGTTGAGGACATCATAGGTGTAGCGGGTGATTTGTCCTTTGGCGTCTTTTTTGGTGAGGACATTGCCTGCCGCATCGACGGTGAGTATGGTGTCGCCGGTGTCGGGGCTAGTGAGGCCCAGCTGGTTACCGAGACCATCAACATTATATAAAGTGGAGAGGTTGCGGGCATCGGTGACTTTGGTGAGGCGGTCTTGTCCGTTATATTCATAGCGGGTGATTTTATTGTCAGCGTCAGTCTGGGTCTTCAGGCGACCGAGTGCATCATATTCGAGTATGGTGATGGAGTTGTTGGCATTGAAGCTTTTGGTGACATTGCCCATGGCATCATAGGCAAACTGGCAGGTGGTGCTGGCAACAGTCTGGCCATACAGGCTGATCAATGTGGCGGCGAGTATGCTTCGTTTCATCAGGATAGATTTTTTCATTGGACGCCTCCGGTCACTTTTTGCAGGCGGTTGAGGGCGTCATAAATGCGGTCAATCTGGCGTGTGAGGTTGCCACTGCTGTCAGTGGTGGTTTCATTGATGCGGTTACCCATATTGTCGAGGGTGTAGGTGATGCTGTTGCCTAAGTTGTCGCTGACTTTTGTGAGGCGGTGGGCATCGTCGTAGGTGTAGCTGATGCTGCTGTTGTCTGGCAAGGTGACTTTGATCATCTGGCCTGCATTGTCGTAATCGTAGGTGGTGGTTTCTGACTGGCCGTCACCTGTGCTGACTTTTTGTTTGAGCCAGCCGCGTGGCGTGTACGTCAGAGTAGTGACGAGCCCATTGGGGTCGGTGATCTGGCCTACTCTGCCGTTGGCGTCGTAGTTATCCAGGGTGGTGATGTGGCCAGCGGCGTTGGTGATGGTGCTGAGGTTGCCTTTGGTGTCGTAGACGTAGGTGGTTTTATCAACGACATCGGTGCGCGGGCCGGTGACGGTCAGGACCTGACCTACTTCATTGTAGGTGTAGCTCCAGGTGCGGGGGCTGCCTGTCACTGTGGCATTGGCACCCTGGCTACCGTTCACGTCGCTGGTGGTTTGTTCTGTTCTGGTCAGGACGTTGCCTTTGCTGTCGTACGTATAAGTGGTACGCAGCAAGGGGACGTTGATTTGCAGGGGAGACGTAAAATTGGCATGCCAGCTGGTGGTGGTGGTTTGGGCCACTGCCGTGCCGCTCGCGTCAACACGTTTAGTTTCGAGGTTACGGCTCAGGTCATATTCGTAGGTGGTGATGGTGCCATTAAAATCAGTGGTGCTGGCGATATTGCCGTTGGCGTCATAGGTTTTGTTGCTGATGTTGGCGCAATTCACGCAAGGCTGGTCAACGCCGGTATTGCCGAGAGTATTGAGCATGGCTTTGAACTGGTAGGTTGCCGTTACCTTTTGCGGATTGGCGCTGGTACCAAGGTAGGTATCAACCACTGTAGATTGCACGCCGCTGGCATTGGCAGCAACGAAGCTGAGGGTGACTTTTTCTACACCGCCTGCATGCTGTGAAGATGTTGCACGGCCCATGCAGTCATAGGTCCAGCTGGCATAGCGCTTGCCGTTTTCGTCTATGATGCCGGTCAATACATAGGGCAGGCCACCAGAGCCATTACCCACTGAACTGGCATAGTCGCAGGCATTACCGCCATTAATATTGCTGGCCTCGTTGTACACATAGCTGCGGGTTTTGCCGTCAGGATAAGTGACTGAAGTAAGATTACTTGCATTGCAAGAAATACTCTGCGTGTTGCTGCCGCACCCCCCTGTCACACCATCGTAGGCATACTGATATTGTCCACCCGCCGGGTCAGTAATATTGTTGATGCGTCCCTTGGCGTCATAACTGAACTTGATCTGTTTGTTCCAGTTATCTGTCACGCACAAGAGCTTGCCTGCCTTCAGCGTCGGCCCTGCATTTGCCGTACCACAAACCGGCGCATCGGCCGGAAGACGACTGACTGTGGTGTCGTTCGTCGCGCCCGAACTATACGTCAGTTTATAGACAACACCATTTCTTTTGGTGATGGAAATCAAACGGCCTTTAGCGTCATATTGCTCTACTTCGTCGATTGATGTATTGCGCAAAGTCCAGCCAGTGACAGTCGTATTGTCGGCATTGTACTGAGCGAGCAGCTTGAAGTCAGCATTGGAATCACCCTGCCAGACCAGGCCATTGCGATTAAAAAAGACTTTATTTCCCCGTGGGCGTGTAACAGATACCGCTTCAGGGACCGTTGCAGTTGTCGTTGCTGGTTTGTTTTCACACCAGTATGCCTGATAGTCTGCAGAAATATAGCAATCAGAACGTGACTGATTGAGTGTCAAAGCCGCCTCTGGCTGTATGCGGGATTCAAAGTTGTGTGTCCACCTGCGACCAAACTGATTAACATCTGCAGAACCAGGCTTGAATGGATTACTGTCATAAAAGCGGGTAATGCTAAGATCACTGATATGAGCGACGCTAAATTCTTTTTCAGCTTGAACTTTTGCGCCAGTTGCAATTGAAATAGGGTTACCGCAAGAGGGGTTGGGGCCACCACCATCACCAGAGCCTGGACACATTTTGGGTGGCTCAGGTTGCGGCGGCTGATTGTAAACGCTAATGCAAGCCTGTTGCTTGCTGAACCAGCGGTAATAAGATGCTTGGCAGACACATGCCTTTGCAGCTTTACTGTATATGGTATTGGATGGGCAAACATATTGATAACTCGTAATCATCCCATGCTCTGAAACGACCTCTCTGCCATCGTACAGATAATTGCTGCAATAAATCGCAAATAGTGGATGCTCTTCATTTTCATCAGGAGGTGACGTATATTTAATTTCTTTCAAGCGCCCTGCTTGACCATCCAGCCAACTTGCATTTTCACAAACAAACTTGGCATGTTCATTGTCTGAAGAAAATTTTTTGTCACCAAACCAATACCCTTCATCGATAACCGACGTACTGGAAGACTGCGCATATGCACTGCTTGCGAAAAAAAACATCAGACTCAAACAAACAAGGCTCATAATGAACCGTGTGGACACAGAAAACACTGCAGGAAAATTTTTCCCGGTTAAAAACCAAGTCATTAAGGGCCTTTCGGGTGGCTTACGAAGATACATAAACAAGTTCCAAACGAATAAACAAAATTTGTAGTCACAGCGATGTGTCAGCCAACGACAGCTCAAACTTTAAGAGTACAGGCTACACAACAGAGCAAAAAATTAATGAGGCAAGCAGATACAGCAAGGGTCTGGTAAAACCAGCAGGCTAACTGCTAACTACCCTGGTCAAATAAACAGGTGTGTTAAGCGATGTGGATATCGAGAGCAGCAAAATATTCATCACTACAAAATACTCAGCTTAATTACATTTCAAGGAAAACGGGGCGCTCAAGCTGAACACCAGCATCAGCATCAGCAACGCTGACAGACGGCATGAAAAGGATTGCATAAACTTCATAAAGTGCTAACTCCATAAGGACAAACCTTGACCATGGCGGGCATGGCCAATTCGTCGTTGAACTTTAAAGAATGGGGTAAAAATGCATAAAAGCTGCGATGACAGGAGCAATTATTCCGGTCAACAATGACAGAGTGTCATATCTGCAGATAAATTCCGGCTGATATGATCTTTCAATGACCAGTGCCGGGAGTTGACATCTGTAAAATCAAAAAAATCAACGCTGCCATATGTATAACTATACGCAGCTTATTTGGATAAATCTTGGCGTTTTAAATTATTTCATTAACAATTAAATGCTTACTGCTCAACAATTTCTGGGCAATTATATGGTAAAAGCATAATCATTGTGAAATTTTGTTTCTCATTTATTTTAAACAATCATTGATCAAATATCACCATTACCACGCTATTTGTCAAATCTGTCAAATCAGACAAAATTATAAAAAGAATGGAATTCAGGCAATAAAAAAGCCAGTTGAGTTTGCACTCAACTGGCTTTAATCTATTACTCAGCAGATGCCGCACATGCAGCAAACGAACAGGTATTAATCTTGTACCTATCTTTCATGCATTACCAGTTTCCTCCCCCAAAACCGCACCGCCAATGCCGCCAGCGAAGTAACTGTTGCCATACCCGTCACGCCTATCCAGCCCCATTGCGCCAGCAGGGCGCTGCCCAGGGTGGCACCGGCTGCCATGCCGATGAACATGCCGACAAACAGCACAGCATTAAGGCGGCTGCGGGCGGCATTGTCTATACCATAGACTATTGTTTGATGAGCGATCAGGGTGCTTTGCACACCAAGGTCAAAGCCTACCGTGCCTATGCCCAGCAGCCACAGTTGTGCAGTGGGCGGCAACAGCGGGCTCAGGTTCATGATGGCGAACGATGCAGCGCTGATGCTGGCACCTACCTTGGTGACGAGCTCTGGTCCGTGCTTGTCTGCGAGATGGCCAGCCAGCGGTGCTGCCAGTGCACCTGCAGCACCGGCCAGGCCAAAGGCACCTGCGACTGCGCTGCCCAGATGGAACGGTTCTGCATGCAACATGACGGCCAGGGTGGACCAAAAGCCGCTGAAGCCCATCGCCAGCAAGCCTTGTGCAAGTGCGGCGCGGCGCAGTTTGCCATGACGGCGAATAAGTTCAAACAGTGAACCCAGCAAGGCACGGTAACTCATGGAGGTGGTTGGGGCAAAATGCGGCAGGCCACGCCAGACTGCAACAGCGATGAGTGTCACACCAAGCGCTGCCACGACGAACATGCTGCGCCAGCCAAATTGCTCAGCCACAAAGCCACTGACCACACGCGACAGCAAGATGCCCATGAACAGGCCTGTCATGACCGTACCCACGACCTTGCCACGGCGCGATTCATGCGCGAGGGTGGCCGCAGCAGGCACAATGTCTTGCGCCATCGT
This is a stretch of genomic DNA from Undibacterium sp. KW1. It encodes these proteins:
- a CDS encoding RHS repeat protein, with product MKKSILMKRSILAATLISLYGQTVASTTCQFAYDAMGNVTKSFNANNSITILEYDALGRLKTQTDADNKITRYEYNGQDRLTKVTDARNLSTLYNVDGLGNQLGLTSPDTGDTILTVDAAGNVLTKKDAKGQITRYTYDVLNRITSITYHDNSVTTYTYDQGTNAKGRLSTISDQNSSISYTYDMRGRVLTETRVMNSVNNVTRYQYDTAGRLSSLTYPNGRQISYTRDALGRITQIDTSKDGIAATILSQATYRPFSGVQSYRNSAGQNYTRGFDNEGRIASFTLSNKVQAITYDAGGRIATINEVNNPNRQATYGYDTLDRLTSYLTPQTSQSFSYDAVGNRSTKTNGAANTSYSYASTSNRLAQVTDSQVKPVATDPNGSITNNGINQFSYDARGRMITATTAIGTVQYQINALGQRVQKNVPANGSNPATNTVYHYDMNGRLISERNGQGDVDYVYLDNIPVAVIK
- a CDS encoding DUF6531 domain-containing protein: MCPGSGDGGGPNPSCGNPISIATGAKVQAEKEFSVAHISDLSITRFYDSNPFKPGSADVNQFGRRWTHNFESRIQPEAALTLNQSRSDCYISADYQAYWCENKPATTTATVPEAVSVTRPRGNKVFFNRNGLVWQGDSNADFKLLAQYNADNTTVTGWTLRNTSIDEVEQYDAKGRLISITKRNGVVYKLTYSSGATNDTTVSRLPADAPVCGTANAGPTLKAGKLLCVTDNWNKQIKFSYDAKGRINNITDPAGGQYQYAYDGVTGGCGSNTQSISCNASNLTSVTYPDGKTRSYVYNEASNINGGNACDYASSVGNGSGGLPYVLTGIIDENGKRYASWTYDCMGRATSSQHAGGVEKVTLSFVAANASGVQSTVVDTYLGTSANPQKVTATYQFKAMLNTLGNTGVDQPCVNCANISNKTYDANGNIASTTDFNGTITTYEYDLSRNLETKRVDASGTAVAQTTTTSWHANFTSPLQINVPLLRTTYTYDSKGNVLTRTEQTTSDVNGSQGANATVTGSPRTWSYTYNEVGQVLTVTGPRTDVVDKTTYVYDTKGNLSTITNAAGHITTLDNYDANGRVGQITDPNGLVTTLTYTPRGWLKQKVSTGDGQSETTTYDYDNAGQMIKVTLPDNSSISYTYDDAHRLTKVSDNLGNSITYTLDNMGNRINETTTDSSGNLTRQIDRIYDALNRLQKVTGGVQ
- a CDS encoding MFS transporter → MSSIQNSHNHITAISPATDTQVHQQPSPALVFLLACGAALSVASLYYSQPMLGVLASDLGISNVAVGYVPTLTQLGYALGILLLAPLGDKHDRRNIILIKAGLLVAALLVMAAAHSLSLLLLASLAIGLTATMAQDIVPAAATLAHESRRGKVVGTVMTGLFMGILLSRVVSGFVAEQFGWRSMFVVAALGVTLIAVAVWRGLPHFAPTTSMSYRALLGSLFELIRRHGKLRRAALAQGLLAMGFSGFWSTLAVMLHAEPFHLGSAVAGAFGLAGAAGALAAPLAGHLADKHGPELVTKVGASISAASFAIMNLSPLLPPTAQLWLLGIGTVGFDLGVQSTLIAHQTIVYGIDNAARSRLNAVLFVGMFIGMAAGATLGSALLAQWGWIGVTGMATVTSLAALAVRFWGRKLVMHER